The sequence GCCAAGCCGACCAAAAAGGCGGCCACCGATCAGCGCATTGCCACCACCAAGATCGAGCAGATCAAGGGTCGCATCGCGGACCTGCAGCGGACCGAGCCCAAAGCACGGGACTACCGCATATTTCCGGGCTACTACGTCCCGGTGATGATCTCCGAGGGCGGGCGCCGCGTCATCAAGCCGATGCGTTACCAGTGCCGCCCGGCTGGTAAGCCCCCGATCTACGACACGAAGTACCCGGGAACCTACAACGCCCGCCGGGAAAACCTACAGGGCTTCTGGCGCGAGCAGTTCGGCTACACCCACGGGCTCATCGTTGTCGGTCGGTTCTACGAGAATGTGGAAGGTCCGGACGGCAAGAACCGCGTTGTGCAGTTCCAGCCCAGCGACCGCGAGCCGATGCTGGTGGCCTGCCTCTGGTCGCGCTGGACGGATCCGAGTGGCCAGCAGCCGGACCTACTGAGCTTTGCCGCGATCACTGACGAGCCCGAGCCGGAAGTGGCTGCCGTTGGGCACGACCGGACAATCATCAACATCAAGCCCGAGCACATCGATGCCTGGCTCAACCCGGACCCGGCCAACCTCCAGGCGCTGCAGGCGATCTTCGACGACAAGCGCCATCCGTTCTACGAGCACCGAATTGCGGCATAAACGCGCATGCTGACAGCGAGCCGGTGTCGCCGGGCGCAGAGATGCAGTGGAAGCGATCGGGAGAGTTTCTAGACCTTGTCTATCGCGGCTCGCCTGTGATCACAATCTGCGCGCTTGAGGATGGGACAGTCAGCATCCGGACACGCGCGTATAGCCAGGGGCCAACCGTCACACGGCACATGGCAACGGAGGCTGGCACCCTCCGCTACGCTGACGCTTGGCTTTTGAAGTGGCGCGGCCAGGCCAAGTCTGAGATCGACAACGCGATCAGTTCCATACAGCGGCAGAATGAGTCGGCCGCCGCCGCACGTGCCGAATACCCTGATTTGGATCCGGCAACCTTCACCAAACGGCGGCGCCGTCGTTGACGTGCCGATTCACTTGTCTAAGGCGTGCCAGCGCGGGTGGTGAATACCTCGACCTTTGCAATCTCGATCTCAGGCTCGTTGTCCGTGTCCCAGCTGAAGGCAAACCCTTCCGGTGTGGCTTCCCCTGGCTTCGTTCGGACCTCAAGTGTGATCGCGGTAGGCACGAAGCCGTTGGCCGCTGAGCTCACGAGATTCCGCATGGCCTCTGTCGTCAATGTGACGAACGCGGCGAGCTCGGCGCCTGGCTCAGTTCCGCCGACAAGCGGGTAGCAGGAAACCATTGGCTCAGTTCCGCCGACAAGCGGGTAGCAGGAAACCATTGGCTCAGTTCCGCCGACAAGCGGGTAGCAGGAAACCATTCCCACGGTATGCGGTGGCGGCGGCAGGCCAATCGCCGGGCGATCGCTGATCGACACCTCCCAGGTGAAAGGGGCCAGGTCGAGGCCGTCCGTGGTGACTAGGGCATACATGCTGGCGACAGCTGTCATCTGCATGGAGCCGACCGTTGCAGGCGATCCTTGGGCAGCCTCGGCGCCGATGCCAAGGGTCCAGGTCAGCGGCTTCAGCTCTATGTGCGCAATTTGTTCCGTCACGGGTATGTTTCTCATGTCCAGGCGTCGTCGGATAGTACGTGGGGCGACAGGCGAGACCCTCCCACGCCATCACCTGATCCTGGCTGATGCCCTGCTAACGGAGAGTGGAACACGGGACTAAGGTGTGCGCCGGGATCAAGGAATGCAGAGCCCGACGTTGCCAGGGCAAGCCCCTGCGGATCTTCCCTGGGCCCGTCAGTCCGGCGGGTGCCGCGAATCCAGCGAAGCTCACGTTCCGGGCAGATCTAGGACTATGGCCCCATTGGCTGTTCACGCCCGCTGTTCGTGAGCTACTTCCCCATATGGCCCGGCGGCCGGTTCGCACGGCAAAAGAGGGTTAGCGAGGCTGTTCGACCAAGGCCATGGAAACGAACACTTGCAATCCGCGCTCGGCTCCTGAAAAATAGCGGACTTGCTTCGGCGTGGTGCGGCTTTCAAGGTGCCCACTCCTGAAAAAGAAATGAGGCAAGTTGTTGATCTTTCGGCTTAGTTGTCCTGACTTCTAAGCCGGCGGTTACAGGTTCGAGTCCTGTCGGGCGCGCCATCGGCGGTACGGTAGGAAGTAGGTTTTCAGTGGTGGCTGTAGCTCAGCTGGTTAGAGTACTGGATTGTGATTCCAGATGTCGGGGGTTCGAGTCCCCTC comes from Xanthomonas vesicatoria ATCC 35937 and encodes:
- a CDS encoding SOS response-associated peptidase family protein, with amino-acid sequence MCYSAEIQADYRKLVRNFGAIMSIEEFSKLWLRENGGEKRTKTPKAMDDAFRAGGEGGLAVIAAELAAWDAEDMQGLEQELFKQARRLADAERVLASAKPTKKAATDQRIATTKIEQIKGRIADLQRTEPKARDYRIFPGYYVPVMISEGGRRVIKPMRYQCRPAGKPPIYDTKYPGTYNARRENLQGFWREQFGYTHGLIVVGRFYENVEGPDGKNRVVQFQPSDREPMLVACLWSRWTDPSGQQPDLLSFAAITDEPEPEVAAVGHDRTIINIKPEHIDAWLNPDPANLQALQAIFDDKRHPFYEHRIAA